The Mycolicibacterium duvalii DNA window CCCGGGTCTGGCCGGACGCAGCATCCTCTACGCGCGAGGACGCGTGATCGGCGGCTGCTCGTCGATCAACGCCATGATCCACATGCGCGGGCAGGCCAGCGATTACGAGCTCTGGGCGCAAGCGACCGGCGACGAGCGATGGCTCTGGGGTGGCCCGGACGGCCCGGGCCAGACGCTGAAGATCTATAAGGAGCTGGAAGATTACTTCGGCGGCGCCGACGACTGGCATGGCGCCGACGGTGAAATACGGGTCGAGCGGCCGCGGGTGCGCTGGAAAATTCTGGACGCCTGGCAGGCTGCCGCGGCTCAGTCGGGCATCGCCCCGATCGAGGAGTTCAACCGGGGCGACAACTCCGGCAGTGCCTATTTCCATGTCAACCAACGGCGCGGTCGGCGCTGGTCGATGGCCGATGCGTTCCTGCACCCGGTCACCCACCGCGCCAATCTCACCGTCTACGCGAAGACCCAGGCGCTCCGGTTGCTGATCGACGATCAGGTCCACGACGGTCAGCGTCGCGGTGCCTGGACCACCGCGCAGCACCGCGTCACCGGTGTGCGGTTGCTGAAGGACGGCCGAACCGTCGACGTGCGAGCCCGCCGGGAGGTGATCCTGAGCGCCGGGGCCATCGGCTCGCCGCATCTCATGCAGGTCTCGGGCTTGGGCCCGGCGGGGCTGCTGCGCCGGCATCAGGTGCCGATCGCGGTCGATCTGCCCGGGGTCGGTGAGAACCTCCAGGATCATCTACAGCTTCGGATGGTCTACCGCGTCCGGGGCGCGCGAACGGTCAACACGTTGTACCGGAACTGGATCACCCGCGCGGGCATGGGAATTCAGTACCTGCTGCTGCGGTCAGGCCCCCTGACGATGCCGCCGTCCACGCTGGGGGCTTTCGCCAGGAGCGACCCCGCCCTGGCCAGCCCTGATCTGGAATGGCATGTGCAGCCCTTGTCTCTGCCGAAGTTCGGCGACCCGCTGCATCCCTTCGGTGCCATCACTCCGTCGGTCTGCAATCTGCGACCCACGTCGCGTGGCCATGTGCGACTGGCCGCTGCGGATCCGCTGACCGATCCGAAGATCCTCTGCAACTACCTGTCTACCGATGCCGATCGCGACGTAGCGGTGCGCGGCCTGCGCATGACCAGAAAGATCATGGCGGCGCCGGCCCTGGCCCGCTACTGCCCGGAAGAGTTGCTTCCCGGCTCGAAACTGGTCACCGATGACGACCTGCAGACAGCGGCACGCGAACTGGGAACCACCATCTTCCACCCGGTGGGCACGTGCGCGATGGGAGCCTTCGACACCCGCGGTCTGCCGCGGTCGGCTGCCACCGTCGTCGACACCGACTGCCGGGTGTTCCGCGTCGCCGGCCTTCGCGTGGTTGATGCCTCGGCGATGCCCGCCATCACGTCCGGGAACACCAACGCGCCGGTCATGCTGATCGCCGAGCGCGCGGCGCGGGCGATCCTGGAATGAGGAGCCCAGGGCCGCAGCCCGGATTCGAAAGGCCCTTCGACGAAGGCCATTAGACCATCGTCCGCGCAGACGGCGTCGGCAGACGATGGGGCGCCCTTCGAGACCGCGATGGGAGTCAGCAGTGACAACACCCCACGTCCGGGCGACAGCCGAGGCCGGTGCGAGTCCCGGGTTGCCGAAGGCGCCCACCAGAATCCGAGGACTCGACCAGATCACCCGCGGCGGTCTCCCCCGCGGCCGAACCACCCTCGTCACCGGTGCGACCGGAACCGGCAAGACACTGCTGGCCCTGCAGTTCCTCGTCGCCGGCGCGCGCGAATACGCCGAACCCGGCGTCCTGCTCACGTTCGAGGAATCCGCGGACAAGGTCAGCGCCAACGTCGCCTCCCTGGGCTTCGACATCGAGGGTTTGCAGCACGACCGACTCCTCGTCGCCGACGCGTTCCGGGTGGACCCCACGGAATTCGGCGAGGCAGGCGAGTTCGCTCTGGAGCCGCTTTTCATCCTGCTCGCCGACTCGATCGACCGGATCGGCGCCAAGCGCGTCGTCCTCGACACCATCGAAGTGCTCTTCGGAGCGTTCGCGGAGCAGTCGATCGTGCGGGCGGAATTGCACCGCCTGTTCACCTGGCTCGAGGAGCGGAAGGTGACCGCGATCGTGACCGGCGAGCACCACGACGGGCTCACCCGCCACGGGATCGAGGAATACGTGTCCGACTGCGTGATCGTGCTGGACCAGCGGGTGCACGAGGAGGTCGCCACCCGCATCCTCCGGATCGTCAAGTACCGCGGATCGGCGCACGAGACCAACGAGTACCCGTTCCTGATCTCGGATCGCGGCGTCACCGTGGTGCCCAGCACGTCGGTCCGTCTCGACTACAGCGTCTCGCAGGAGCGCGTCTCGACGGGCGTGCCACGTCTCAATCACATGCTCGCGCCGAACAAGTCCGGCTGGCACTGGTGGCGGCGCTGCAGAACCGGAGGTCCCACTGATCGCATGACTGCCACTGGTCTGACCACTTGACCTCTGCGCTCCTGTGCGCGATGCTGGCGGCATGGCTCTCCGCCCGGTGAACCGTCGCTCGGTGCCCGAAGACGTCTTCGACCAGATCGTCGCCGATGTCCTCAGCGGCGAGATGGCGCCCGGCGAGGCGCTGCCGAGTGAGCGGCGGCTCGCCGAGGTGCTCGGGGTGTCGCGACCGGCCATCCGGGAGGCGCTCAAGCGGCTGGCCGCGGCGGGGCTCGTCGAGGTCCGTCAGGGTGATGCCACCACGGTGCGTGACTTCCGGCGCACCGCAGGGCTCGACCTGCTCCCCCGGCTGCTGGTGCGCGAGGGCGAGCTCGATCTCGCCGTCGTGCGCAGCATCCTCGAGACCCGGTTGCACAACGGACCCAAGGTCGCCGAGCTCGCGGCGCAGCGTCAGGGTCCCGAGCTCGCCGGTGCGTTGACGACCGCCGTCGACGCTCTCGAATCGGAATCCGATCCCGTTGCCGCACAACGGCACGCGCTGGACTTCTGGGATCACGTCGTCGACGGAGCGGACTCTATCGCATTCCGGCTGATGTTCAACACGCTGCGCGCCACCTACGAGCCGGTCCTGCCCGCCCTGGCCACGATGATGGCTACCGAGGTCGACAATGTGCACGCCTATCGGGCGCTCACCGACGCGGTTGTCGCGGGCGACCCCGCCGCGGCCCGGGATGCCGCCCACCGCCTCCTCGAGCCCGCGACCACCGCCCTGTTGGATGCCCTGCACGCTCTGGAGGAACGCTGATGACCGCCACGCATACCCGACCCACCCGTAAACCGTTGACGCTGATCGAGGCAGGACGGGAATTCTGGCGTCATCCGTCGCCTTGGATGATCCTGGCGACCCTCGTCGTGGCGGCGGGTGCGCGAATCACGCTGGGCGACTGGCAGATCACCGACGCCATGGT harbors:
- a CDS encoding GMC family oxidoreductase — translated: MGPVAEFDFIIVGAGSAGCLLANRLSANPDHRVLLIEAGGKDDWFWIKVPVGYLFTIANPRTDWGFTTEADPGLAGRSILYARGRVIGGCSSINAMIHMRGQASDYELWAQATGDERWLWGGPDGPGQTLKIYKELEDYFGGADDWHGADGEIRVERPRVRWKILDAWQAAAAQSGIAPIEEFNRGDNSGSAYFHVNQRRGRRWSMADAFLHPVTHRANLTVYAKTQALRLLIDDQVHDGQRRGAWTTAQHRVTGVRLLKDGRTVDVRARREVILSAGAIGSPHLMQVSGLGPAGLLRRHQVPIAVDLPGVGENLQDHLQLRMVYRVRGARTVNTLYRNWITRAGMGIQYLLLRSGPLTMPPSTLGAFARSDPALASPDLEWHVQPLSLPKFGDPLHPFGAITPSVCNLRPTSRGHVRLAAADPLTDPKILCNYLSTDADRDVAVRGLRMTRKIMAAPALARYCPEELLPGSKLVTDDDLQTAARELGTTIFHPVGTCAMGAFDTRGLPRSAATVVDTDCRVFRVAGLRVVDASAMPAITSGNTNAPVMLIAERAARAILE
- a CDS encoding ATPase domain-containing protein, with the translated sequence MTTPHVRATAEAGASPGLPKAPTRIRGLDQITRGGLPRGRTTLVTGATGTGKTLLALQFLVAGAREYAEPGVLLTFEESADKVSANVASLGFDIEGLQHDRLLVADAFRVDPTEFGEAGEFALEPLFILLADSIDRIGAKRVVLDTIEVLFGAFAEQSIVRAELHRLFTWLEERKVTAIVTGEHHDGLTRHGIEEYVSDCVIVLDQRVHEEVATRILRIVKYRGSAHETNEYPFLISDRGVTVVPSTSVRLDYSVSQERVSTGVPRLNHMLAPNKSGWHWWRRCRTGGPTDRMTATGLTT
- a CDS encoding FadR/GntR family transcriptional regulator codes for the protein MALRPVNRRSVPEDVFDQIVADVLSGEMAPGEALPSERRLAEVLGVSRPAIREALKRLAAAGLVEVRQGDATTVRDFRRTAGLDLLPRLLVREGELDLAVVRSILETRLHNGPKVAELAAQRQGPELAGALTTAVDALESESDPVAAQRHALDFWDHVVDGADSIAFRLMFNTLRATYEPVLPALATMMATEVDNVHAYRALTDAVVAGDPAAARDAAHRLLEPATTALLDALHALEER